One Streptomyces lincolnensis genomic region harbors:
- a CDS encoding DUF1996 domain-containing protein → MGRNTRKRSKTTGGKVMAAAAALTLGAGGLVVVNVYASAHESSGGNAVKRSSQGSSQGGTGQAAASEASTIDCPDVGNGLRQVPDQARAEVDKQLALLDTQISEAYQRLRSSTRALQQDGNFANNAIMGPLKDKRVATIDRIATAMGRAGDRPQGLESLAACTLRASGNQSDTGGNQSDTGDDQNGGQAGNGPVAADFVDITTVQPNVTAPRMSQEASRGTFATQCGVNENKLYNSDNVIVAPGVDNGAHHTHDYIGNQANDAFASNDDFAAGETSCQNQGDKSSYYWPVLRLQDGTEEFDAQQQGGGAEGNTGRILTASEVTLEYVGNPGGKVVAMPKFLRIITGDAKAFTNGTANANAAWSCTGFEDRQLTDKYPVCPEGSSLVRTSKFQSCWDGQNIDSANHRSHVAFADPATGACPGGFKAIPQLVQRLVYDVDAPSLNDNGRSSPFYAVDGFPEQMHKPITDHGDFVNVFDEQLMNEMVQCINTGRQCQ, encoded by the coding sequence ATGGGGCGCAACACGCGCAAACGGTCGAAGACCACGGGCGGCAAGGTCATGGCCGCCGCCGCGGCTCTCACCCTCGGAGCAGGCGGGCTGGTGGTCGTGAATGTGTACGCCTCCGCCCACGAGAGCTCGGGCGGAAACGCCGTCAAACGATCGTCCCAAGGCTCGTCTCAAGGCGGGACCGGGCAAGCCGCGGCCTCGGAGGCCTCTACCATCGACTGCCCCGACGTCGGCAACGGGTTGCGGCAGGTGCCGGACCAGGCCAGGGCGGAGGTCGACAAGCAGCTTGCTCTGCTGGACACCCAGATCTCCGAGGCCTATCAGAGGCTACGGAGCTCGACCCGGGCCCTACAGCAGGACGGCAACTTCGCCAACAACGCGATCATGGGTCCGCTGAAGGACAAGCGGGTCGCGACGATCGACCGGATCGCCACAGCGATGGGCAGGGCAGGGGACAGGCCGCAGGGCCTTGAGTCGCTGGCCGCCTGTACGCTGCGCGCCTCCGGCAACCAGAGCGACACCGGTGGCAACCAGAGCGACACCGGCGACGATCAGAACGGCGGCCAGGCGGGCAACGGGCCTGTCGCCGCCGACTTCGTCGACATCACCACGGTCCAACCCAATGTGACCGCACCCCGCATGTCGCAGGAGGCATCCCGGGGGACCTTCGCCACCCAGTGCGGGGTGAACGAGAACAAGCTGTACAACAGCGACAACGTCATCGTCGCGCCCGGTGTGGACAACGGCGCCCATCACACGCACGACTACATCGGCAACCAGGCGAACGACGCGTTCGCCTCCAACGACGACTTCGCGGCCGGCGAGACGTCGTGCCAGAACCAGGGCGACAAGTCCTCCTACTACTGGCCGGTCCTGCGGTTGCAGGACGGCACCGAGGAATTCGACGCCCAGCAACAGGGCGGCGGCGCCGAGGGCAACACCGGCAGGATCCTCACCGCGTCCGAGGTGACCCTGGAGTACGTGGGCAACCCCGGCGGCAAGGTCGTGGCCATGCCCAAGTTCCTGCGGATCATCACCGGTGATGCCAAGGCGTTCACCAACGGCACCGCGAACGCCAACGCGGCGTGGAGCTGCACCGGCTTCGAGGACCGCCAGCTCACGGACAAGTACCCGGTCTGTCCCGAGGGCAGCAGCCTGGTCAGGACGTCCAAGTTCCAGAGCTGCTGGGACGGCCAGAACATCGACAGCGCCAACCACCGCTCCCACGTCGCGTTCGCCGATCCGGCCACGGGCGCCTGTCCGGGTGGCTTCAAGGCCATTCCGCAGCTCGTCCAGCGTCTGGTCTACGACGTGGACGCGCCCAGCCTGAACGACAACGGCCGGTCCAGCCCGTTCTACGCGGTCGACGGCTTCCCGGAGCAGATGCACAAGCCGATCACGGACCACGGCGACTTCGTCAACGTCTTTGACGAGCAGCTGATGAACGAGATGGTCCAGTGCATCAACACCGGCCGCCAGTGCCAGTGA
- a CDS encoding alpha/beta fold hydrolase has translation MTDISPRQTHVTSADGTAIAVTVTGQGRPLVVSPGALCAAQDWQLLADALAPHMSTYAVDRRGHGASADSPDFSIEREQEDIAAVLELAGSDAILLGHSYGGLVTLGLALRQPPAGFILYEPPVPVHGPVGGAALAPFEEAVEKGDLDHALALGLRNFLKLPEEAIEAFRREPVWSVRASMTPTWAREVRAMDAFGDDLERFARLETPTLLVVGELSPPWLTDTSRRLKRSLPNGSLVEIPGQAHDAYLTDPAAMAEAILPFALKPVSAMGDRRGDITGTGGRC, from the coding sequence ATGACCGACATCAGCCCCCGGCAGACTCACGTCACCTCCGCCGACGGCACCGCCATCGCCGTCACTGTCACCGGCCAGGGCCGTCCCCTGGTCGTGTCCCCCGGAGCCCTGTGCGCCGCCCAGGACTGGCAACTCCTGGCCGACGCCCTCGCGCCCCACATGAGCACCTACGCCGTCGACCGCCGCGGCCACGGAGCCAGTGCAGACAGCCCCGACTTCAGCATCGAGCGCGAGCAGGAGGACATCGCCGCCGTCCTCGAACTCGCGGGCTCCGACGCGATTCTGCTCGGCCACTCCTACGGCGGACTCGTCACCCTGGGGCTCGCACTCAGGCAGCCTCCCGCCGGGTTCATCCTCTACGAGCCCCCCGTGCCGGTGCACGGCCCCGTCGGCGGGGCAGCCCTCGCACCGTTCGAAGAGGCGGTGGAGAAGGGCGACCTCGACCATGCCCTGGCCCTCGGCCTCCGGAACTTCCTGAAGCTGCCGGAGGAGGCGATCGAGGCGTTCCGCCGAGAGCCGGTGTGGTCCGTACGCGCGTCGATGACTCCCACCTGGGCCCGCGAGGTCCGCGCCATGGACGCCTTCGGCGACGACCTCGAACGGTTCGCTCGCCTGGAGACCCCCACTCTCCTGGTCGTCGGAGAGCTCAGTCCGCCGTGGCTCACCGACACGTCCCGGCGTCTGAAGCGGTCCCTGCCGAACGGCAGCCTCGTGGAGATCCCCGGCCAGGCGCATGACGCATACCTCACGGATCCCGCCGCGATGGCCGAGGCGATCCTCCCGTTCGCCCTGAAGCCGGTCTCCGCCATGGGCGATCGACGCGGTGACATCACTGGCACTGGCGGCCGGTGTTGA
- a CDS encoding PadR family transcriptional regulator produces the protein MLELAILGFLADGPLHGHELRRRVTQLSGYTRPVSDGSLYPAINRLTKAGLLERHTEPGAGAARYVLSLTEAGRTEMLKRLREPADHEITDFTRFFTILAFLSQLPDVTEQHAVLRRRLDFLEAPASFFYDGDRPLRAENVADPYRRGMLLTARAISRAERTWLREVLGEADPGAARPGDGPVTLDEHAS, from the coding sequence ATGCTGGAACTCGCGATCCTCGGCTTCCTCGCCGACGGCCCCCTGCACGGCCATGAGCTGCGCCGCCGCGTCACCCAGCTGTCCGGGTACACGCGTCCGGTCAGCGACGGCAGCCTCTACCCGGCCATCAACCGCCTGACGAAGGCGGGTCTCCTGGAGCGGCACACCGAGCCGGGCGCGGGCGCGGCGCGGTACGTCCTGAGCCTCACCGAGGCCGGGCGTACCGAGATGCTGAAGCGACTGCGCGAGCCCGCCGACCACGAGATCACCGACTTCACTCGGTTCTTCACGATCCTGGCGTTCCTCTCCCAACTGCCGGACGTCACCGAACAGCACGCGGTGCTCCGCCGGCGGCTCGACTTCCTGGAGGCGCCGGCGAGCTTCTTCTACGACGGGGACCGCCCCCTGCGCGCGGAAAACGTCGCCGACCCCTACCGTCGCGGCATGCTGCTCACCGCCCGCGCCATCAGCCGCGCCGAACGCACCTGGCTGCGCGAGGTCCTGGGCGAAGCCGACCCCGGCGCCGCGCGCCCCGGTGATGGTCCCGTTACGCTCGATGAGCACGCGAGCTGA
- a CDS encoding NADPH:quinone reductase, with translation MLASWYDRQGPAADVFQVGELPEPQPGPGEVRVRITVSGVNPGDTKKRRGWLGSSMAFPRVIPHSDGAGVIDAVGEGVDGTRVGRRVWVYGAQSYRAFGTAAQYSVVPEHLAVSLPDHLGDELGAALGIPGITAHRAVFGDGSVDGRTVLVQGVLGGVGSMAAQLARWGGATVIGTVTRGKDLDRVDSSVVSHAVALDEDDPAKAIRAHAPQGVHRIVEVALSDNADLDAEVVANDAVIAAYATRADRPQVPFWPLLFANVTLRLIGSDDFPVEAKRQAARDLTAAAAVGALTVDIGARYPLDEIAQAHDRVDVGGRGRVLVTIPQ, from the coding sequence ATGCTTGCTTCCTGGTACGACCGACAGGGCCCGGCAGCCGATGTGTTCCAGGTGGGCGAGCTGCCCGAGCCGCAACCCGGCCCGGGTGAGGTACGCGTGCGCATCACCGTGTCAGGCGTCAATCCCGGCGACACCAAGAAGCGGCGCGGCTGGCTCGGCTCCTCCATGGCCTTTCCGCGCGTGATCCCGCACAGCGACGGTGCCGGCGTGATCGACGCCGTCGGTGAGGGCGTCGACGGCACTCGGGTGGGCCGGCGGGTGTGGGTGTACGGCGCCCAGTCCTACCGCGCCTTCGGCACCGCGGCGCAGTACTCGGTCGTACCGGAGCACTTGGCCGTGTCCCTCCCCGATCACCTCGGCGACGAACTCGGCGCCGCCCTGGGCATCCCGGGCATCACCGCCCACCGCGCCGTGTTCGGCGACGGGTCGGTCGACGGCAGGACCGTACTGGTGCAGGGGGTCCTCGGCGGCGTCGGCTCCATGGCGGCCCAGCTGGCCCGCTGGGGCGGAGCGACCGTCATCGGCACCGTGACACGCGGCAAGGACCTCGACCGCGTCGATTCCTCCGTGGTGTCCCACGCCGTGGCACTGGACGAGGACGACCCGGCCAAGGCGATCCGCGCCCACGCGCCGCAGGGCGTGCACCGGATCGTCGAAGTGGCCCTCTCCGACAACGCCGACCTGGACGCCGAGGTGGTGGCGAACGACGCGGTCATCGCCGCCTACGCCACCCGGGCCGACCGGCCGCAGGTGCCGTTCTGGCCCCTGCTGTTCGCCAACGTGACCCTGCGCCTGATCGGTAGCGACGACTTCCCCGTCGAGGCGAAACGGCAGGCAGCCCGCGACCTCACCGCCGCGGCCGCGGTCGGTGCCCTCACCGTCGACATCGGCGCCCGCTACCCACTGGACGAGATCGCCCAGGCCCACGACCGCGTCGACGTCGGTGGCCGCGGCCGCGTTCTGGTCACCATCCCCCAGTGA
- a CDS encoding HAD family hydrolase translates to MPQLRGVGAAAGQRGENQEGGHSPVLREGPREGSRAPSPGGIEETAYRELTAPDAWLPYRDTEPTRRALRARGVRIGIGSDFAWDLRIHLARAGLEDLIDACVISCEAGREKPDPQLFLKACADLGARGGLDVVTGGW, encoded by the coding sequence GTGCCGCAGCTTCGCGGTGTCGGAGCCGCAGCCGGACAGCGCGGCGAGAACCAGGAGGGTGGGCACAGCCCCGTTCTACGCGAAGGCCCCCGGGAGGGGTCCCGCGCACCGTCACCCGGCGGCATCGAGGAGACGGCGTACCGGGAACTCACCGCACCCGACGCCTGGCTGCCCTACCGCGACACCGAACCCACGCGCCGCGCACTGCGCGCCCGGGGAGTGCGCATCGGGATCGGGAGCGACTTCGCCTGGGACCTGCGGATCCACCTGGCCCGTGCCGGGCTTGAGGACCTGATCGACGCGTGCGTGATCTCCTGCGAAGCGGGCCGCGAGAAGCCCGACCCACAGCTTTTCCTCAAGGCCTGCGCGGACCTGGGCGCCCGCGGTGGCCTTGACGTGGTCACTGGGGGATGGTGA